The Lipingzhangella halophila genome segment TCGCTCGCGAAGCTGACACCGAGGAGGTCGAAGGCGCCGACCGGGCGGTGCGCGTCGACGGTGAACTGCGGGATCCCGTGCTCGCGCATGGCCGCTTCGAGGTCGGCCCAGACCGCGTAGGTCCGCTCGGCCAGGACGCCTTCGCGCTCGTTCAGCACCTCGTAGAGGATCTGCACCCCCTGGTTGGGAACGCCCACCTCGTAGGCGTCGGGGTACATCAGGGCCCAGCGGACCTCGCAGGCGTCCCAGTCCTTGACTACGGAGTTGAGTTCGCCGCCCGCGTACTGAACCGGCTTCTGCACGCTGGGCAGCAGGGCTTCCAGTCGCGGGAAAACGGATTCGACGGGCATGGGAATGCCTTTCGGATCGATCAGGTTCCGGATCGGTAAGGTGACTCAAGTCGGCGGTGCCCGCGTTCGCGCGAGCCCGTTTCATTCAGGCTAGCGGCCCGGCCCGCGCGCGTCCTCCGGCGGTCGCGTGCCGTTCACTCGAACCCGCGGTCACGGGCGTGGATGGCCAGCACGAGACCGATCGCCATCAGGGTGGCGATGGTGGCGGTACCGCCGTAGGAGAGGAACGGCAGCGGCAGGCCGGTGATCGGCGCGACTCCCAGGGTCATCCCGATATTGATGAACGCCTGGAACCCCAGCCAGGCCGCCACTCCCACGCAGACCAGCCGCGCGTAAGGCTGTTCGCACCCGGTCGCGACGTGCAACACCCGCCAGATGACCAGGGTGAGCAGTGCGACGATCGCCACACCGCCGACAAAGCCCAGCTCCTCGGCAGCGACCGTGAAGATGAAGTCGGTGTGTTGCTCGGGCACGAAGCGGCCGCTGGTCTGCTCGCCCTGGAAAAGCCCGGTCCCCTCGAAGCCGCCGGAGCCGACCGCTATGAGCGCCTGGTTCGCGTTGTAGCCCCGGCCCTGGGGGTCGGCGGTGGGGTCGAACAGGGTGGTGACCCGGGCCAACTGGTAGGGCTCAAGCAGGTCGAACCACCACACGCAGAGCACCGCGGCCAGCCCGCAACCCAGCATCCCGACGATCCAGCGCACCGGAGCGCCCGACATGGACAGCATCGCCAGGAAGATCGCCCCCAGGACCAGCCCGGTTCCCAGGTCCGGCTGGAGCAGGACCATGGCCATCGGGCCCGCCAACGCCACCAGGCTGAACAGCACGTCGCGCGTGGTTGGCGCGCGCTCGCCGTCCCTGGGCTCGCCGAGCAGCATGGCCACGGCCAGGATCAGCGCGACCTTGACGAACTCACTGGGCTGGGCCTGCAGGCCTCCGACGACGAGCCACCCGCGCGACCCGTTGATCACTTCCCCGAGCGGAGTGAACACCAGCACCAGTCCGGCCAGGGAGAGCAGGTACACGATCGGCGCGTACGCCCGCGGAGTCCGGTAGTCCACCGAGGCCACGAGCAGGCCGCAGAGCACGGCCACACCGAGGTGGATCAGGTGGCGCTGCACGTACCCGGTGGCGACGTCGGGCGCGCCGGCAGTGTGGGTGGAGGTCCACACCAGCAGCGTCCCCAGCGCCGACAGTAGGACCACCGGTACCACCAGCAACCAGTCCACCCGCCGCCGCGCCCCGGCGGCGAGCACCCTCTCGGCGTAGCCACGCCAGGTCGCGCGCGCGACGTGCGGGCTCGTGTAGGCGGTCATCGCGTGTCTTCGGGCCCTTCCCTGCTCAGTCCGACTCTCCGGGAGCGGCGATCGACCCGTCGGGGCGGACGGTCGGCAGCTCCGCCGGTGGTTCCCCACCGGGCAGCGCCGGTTCGCCCTGCTGCGCGTCGCCGGCGTCCCGGTCGCCGTCCTCGGCTTCCTCGTCGGAGTCGTCGGAGTCGGAGTCGGAGTCGGAGTCGTCGGAGGAGAAACCGTAGATTCCGTCGTAGATCTCGCGGACCACCGGTGCCGCCACCGAACCGCCGGTGCCGCCCTGGGAGATCAGCGCGACGATGGCGAACTGGGGGTCGTCGGCGGGCGCATAGGACGCGAACCAGCCCGACTCCTTCTTTCCCTTGCCGGTGGCCGTTCCGGTCTTGCCCGCCACCGGCACCTCGTCCAGCGGGAACCCGTTGAAGGCCCCCTGCGCGGTTCCCTCCCGCGGGACGTCGGCCAGCGCGGACTGCAGGTACTCCAGGGTGCGGTCGCTGACCGGGAGCTCATCGGGTTCGCCCCGCTCGATCTGTCGCACCTCGGAGCCGTCCGCCGAGACGAGCGCCTTGCCGACCCGCGGAACATGCAGCGTCCCCCCGTTGGCGATGGCCGCGTAGGCCCGGGCGAGCTGGAGCGGTGTGACGACCAGGTCTCCCTGGCCGATCGAGAAGTTCACGGCGTCGCCGGCCCGCCACCGGTATCCGTCGGTGCACTGCTCCTTGGCGACCTGCTTCAGGTAGGCCGCGTGCTCCGGGTCTTCCTCGTCGGGGTAGCCCTCCTTGGCGCGCTTGCAGGCCTCCTCCCGGGTGGACTCCCAGTACTCCTTCTTCCACTCGCGGTCCGGGACACGGCCGCTGCCCTCGTGCGGCAGGTCGATCCCGGTGGGCTCGCCGAACCCGAAGTCGTGCGCCATGCTCGTCATGGCGTCCACCGGCTCGTCGTCGGGAGTGGAACCGCCGTCCTCCTTCCACATGTCGTAGGCCATCTGGTAGAAGACGGTGTTGCAGGACACCACGATGGCCTTGTGCAGGCTCAGGCTGCCGTGCGCGCTGCCCTCGTAGTTCTCGAACGAGCGGTTCCCCACCGAGATCGAGCTCGGGCAGGAGTACGTCTCGTTCAGCGACACTCCGTTCTCCGCTCCGGCGGCCAGCGAGTTGACCTTGAACGTCGACGCCGGCGGGTACTGGCCCTGCAGGGCGCGCGAGGTCAGCGGCTCGCCAGCCTCCTCGCTGAGCAGGTCGTTGTAGGTCTCCTGGTCGATTCCGCCCTCCCACACGCCCGGGTCGTAGGTGGGCAGGCTCGCCATGGCGACAACGCCGCCCGTTTTGACGTCGAGCACGACCGCCGCCGCCGAGTCGGCCGGCCCGCCGGCGGACTCCAGCCCCCGGGCCAGGGCGTCCTCGGTCGCCCGCTGCACCCGTTCGTCGACGCTCGTCACCAGGTGCGCCCCCGGCTCGGGCGGAGTCTCGGCGTACACACCGGTCACGTTGCCGTTCCTGTCGACCTCGTACTTTCGTACGCCGGAGGTTCCGCGCA includes the following:
- the mrdA gene encoding penicillin-binding protein 2 codes for the protein MKARTERGERRPGRFGLVLAQVLVIALAAGLTARMWYLQIPMAEHYQRLAEANHIQELVVPATRGQILDSSGRALVRNRTELTVSADYHQLQRRPDGGEAVLRNVAEVVDVPFEDLRKRTRLCGPEVPRPCWPGSPYQPITLVEDVDAQLAMQIMERREDFPGITAQQRPVREYPMGDRAAQLLGYLQPVTEEELAEREDLRTQFTGVDNVGRGGVEAVYDDELRGTSGVRKYEVDRNGNVTGVYAETPPEPGAHLVTSVDERVQRATEDALARGLESAGGPADSAAAVVLDVKTGGVVAMASLPTYDPGVWEGGIDQETYNDLLSEEAGEPLTSRALQGQYPPASTFKVNSLAAGAENGVSLNETYSCPSSISVGNRSFENYEGSAHGSLSLHKAIVVSCNTVFYQMAYDMWKEDGGSTPDDEPVDAMTSMAHDFGFGEPTGIDLPHEGSGRVPDREWKKEYWESTREEACKRAKEGYPDEEDPEHAAYLKQVAKEQCTDGYRWRAGDAVNFSIGQGDLVVTPLQLARAYAAIANGGTLHVPRVGKALVSADGSEVRQIERGEPDELPVSDRTLEYLQSALADVPREGTAQGAFNGFPLDEVPVAGKTGTATGKGKKESGWFASYAPADDPQFAIVALISQGGTGGSVAAPVVREIYDGIYGFSSDDSDSDSDSDDSDEEAEDGDRDAGDAQQGEPALPGGEPPAELPTVRPDGSIAAPGESD
- the rodA gene encoding rod shape-determining protein RodA: MTAYTSPHVARATWRGYAERVLAAGARRRVDWLLVVPVVLLSALGTLLVWTSTHTAGAPDVATGYVQRHLIHLGVAVLCGLLVASVDYRTPRAYAPIVYLLSLAGLVLVFTPLGEVINGSRGWLVVGGLQAQPSEFVKVALILAVAMLLGEPRDGERAPTTRDVLFSLVALAGPMAMVLLQPDLGTGLVLGAIFLAMLSMSGAPVRWIVGMLGCGLAAVLCVWWFDLLEPYQLARVTTLFDPTADPQGRGYNANQALIAVGSGGFEGTGLFQGEQTSGRFVPEQHTDFIFTVAAEELGFVGGVAIVALLTLVIWRVLHVATGCEQPYARLVCVGVAAWLGFQAFINIGMTLGVAPITGLPLPFLSYGGTATIATLMAIGLVLAIHARDRGFE